A window from Bubalus kerabau isolate K-KA32 ecotype Philippines breed swamp buffalo chromosome 5, PCC_UOA_SB_1v2, whole genome shotgun sequence encodes these proteins:
- the SLC45A3 gene encoding solute carrier family 45 member 3 produces the protein MVQRLWASRLLRHRKAQLLLVNLLTFGLEVCLAAGITYVPPLLLEVGVEEKFMTMVLGIGPVLGLVSVPLLGSASDHWRGRYGRRRPFIWALSLGVLLSLFLIPRASRLAGLLCPDARPLELALLILGVGLLAFCGQLCFTPLEALLSDLFRDPDHCRQAFSVYAFMIGLGGCLGYLLPAIDWDGSALAPYLGTQEECLFGLLALIFLTCVAATAFVAEEAALGPAEPEEGLSAPSVPPCCPGRARLALRSLGALCPRLRRLCCCTPRALRQLFVAELCSWMAFMTFTLFYTDFVGEGLYQGVPGAEPGTEARRHYDEGVRMGSLGLFLQCAISLLFSLVMDRLVQRFGTRAVYLASVVAFPVAAGATCLSRSVVVVTASAALTGVTFSALQILPYTLASLYHREKQVFLPKYRGDDGGGAGEDGVMTSFLPGPKAASPFPHGHGGPGGLLAAPPALCGASACDGSVRTAVAEPPEARAIPGRGICLDLAILDSAFLLSQVAPSLFMGFIVQVSQSVTAYMVSAAGLGLVAIYFVTQVVFDKSDLAKYSV, from the exons ATGGTCCAGAGGCTGTGGGCAAGCCGCCTGCTGCGGCATCGGAAGGCCCAGCTCCTGCTGGTCAACCTGCTGACCTTCGGCCTGGAGGTGTGCCTGGCGGCGGGCATCACCTACGTGCCACCCCTGCTGCTGGAAGTGGGGGTGGAGGAGAAATTCATGACCATGGTGCTGG GCATCGGTCCGGTGCTGGGTCTGGTCTCGGTCCCGCTGCTTGGCTCGGCCAGTGACCACTGGCGCGGGCGCTACGGCCGCCGGAGGCCCTTCATCTGGGCCCTGTCCCTGGGCGTCCTGCTGAGCCTCTTCCTCATCCCGAGGGCCAGCCGGCTGGCGGGGCTGCTGTGCCCGGACGCCAGGCCGCTGGAGCTGGCGCTGCTGATCCTGGGCGTGGGGCTGCTGGCCTTCTGCGGCCAGCTGTGCTTCACGCCCCTGGAGGCCCTGCTCTCCGACCTCTTCCGGGACCCGGACCACTGTCGCCAGGCCTTCTCCGTCTACGCCTTCATGATCGGCCTCGGGGGCTGTCTAGGCTACCTCCTGCCTGCCATCGACTGGGATGGCAGCGCCCTGGCACCCTACCTGGGCACCCAGGAGGAGTGCCTCTTTGGGCTGCTCGCTCTCATCTTCCTCACCTGCGTGGCGGCCACGGCGTTCGTGGCCGAGGAAGCAGCCCTGGGCCCAGCCGAGCCTGAGGAAGGGCTCTCCGCCCCCTCAGTGCCACCCTGCTGCCCGGGCCGTGCCCGCCTGGCCCTGCGGAGCCTGGGCGCCCTCTGTCCTCGGCTGCGCCGGCTCTGTTGCTGTACGCCCCGAGCCCTGCGCCAGCTCTTCGTGGCAGAGCTGTGCAGCTGGATGGCGTTCATGACGTTCACATTATTTTACACAGACTTCGTGGGCGAGGGGCTGTACCAGGGCGTGCCTGGGGCTGAGCCAGGCACAGAGGCCCGCAGACACTATGATGAAG gggTCCGGATGGGCAGCCTGGGGCTGTTCCTACAGTGCGCCATCTCCCTGCTCTTCTCCCTGGTCATGGACCGGCTGGTGCAGCGGTTCGGCACCCGGGCAGTCTACCTAGCCAGCGTGGTGGCCTTCCCCGTGGCGGCTGGCGCCACGTGCCTGTCCCGCAGCGTGGTGGTGGTGACTGCCTCGGCTGCCCTCACCGGCGTCACCTTCTCTGCCCTGCAGATCCTGCCCTATACGCTCGCCTCCCTCTACCACCGCGAGAAGCAG gtTTTCCTGCCCAAGTACCGAGGAGACGACGGAGGCGGTGCCGGCGAGGACGGCGTGATGACCAGCTTCTTGCCGGGCCCCAAGGCTGCATCCCCTTTCCCCCACGGACACGGGGGGCCTGGCGGCCTGCTGGCAGCCCCGCCCGCTCTCTGCGGGGCCTCCGCCTGCGACGGCTCCGTGCGCACTGCCGTGGCTGAGCCGCCGGAGGCCAGGGCAATCCCGGGCCGCGGCATCTGCCTAGACCTGGCCATTCTGGACAGCGCCTTCCTGCTGTCTCAGGTGGCCCCGTCTCTGTTTATGGGCTTCATCGTTCAGGTCAGCCAGTCCGTCACTGCCTACATGGTCTCGGCGGCAGGCCTGGGTctggttgccatttactttgtcaCGCAGGTAGTATTTGACAAGAGTGATTTGGCCAAATACTCTGTGTAG